From a single Planococcus shenhongbingii genomic region:
- a CDS encoding GNAT family N-acetyltransferase, with protein sequence MDIRQLEKDEDLPIELLLEADPSEKLVRKYVSKGISFIAEKDFRLIGIYVLLPISNTKVEIKNIAVAASERGKGCGKKLVQHALAEAQRLGFETVEIGTGNSSFDQLALYQKCGFRMTSIDRGFFTRHYLEPIIENGILCQDMVRLEYKIR encoded by the coding sequence ATGGATATTCGGCAACTGGAAAAAGACGAAGATTTGCCGATAGAGCTACTGCTTGAAGCGGATCCTTCTGAAAAGTTGGTGCGTAAATACGTGTCAAAAGGGATATCTTTTATCGCAGAGAAAGATTTTCGTCTGATTGGGATTTACGTGTTATTGCCGATCTCTAATACCAAAGTGGAAATAAAGAATATTGCCGTTGCAGCGTCTGAAAGAGGCAAAGGCTGCGGCAAAAAACTGGTGCAGCATGCGTTGGCGGAAGCGCAGCGGCTTGGTTTTGAAACGGTCGAAATCGGCACGGGAAACTCGAGTTTTGATCAGTTGGCACTCTATCAAAAATGCGGTTTCCGAATGACCTCGATTGATCGGGGCTTTTTTACCCGCCATTATCTTGAGCCGATTATCGAAAATGGCATCTTGTGCCAAGACATGGTGCGCCTTGAATACAAAATAAGATGA
- a CDS encoding serine hydrolase, producing MFKKVTLYTNRLKEMKGFYEYQMGFRIVEEDDTSFTLAVGDSQLVFQASERPAIYHFAFNIPGNQFTLAKGWASSRVTLNRQEGMDEVYYANFNADAFYFQDPAGNVVEFIARRHIDRMGNFTVDSLLNISEVSITTKHVKEVGEQIEAMDIPVRGNKGIEPHALNFLGQGDAFILLVAPKRTWYFSKQKSEVHPLSIELMDGRQIGITEEGDFQEVQPTNPISEGLENMDFSGVALLKKEDVWSTAKGWADRSNERPNALDTRFGIASGCKIFTAVVICQLVEEGKLAFENRLSQLLPDFFPDFDVTVHQLLTHTSGIPDYFDEETMENFEELWVKKPMYLMKSGADFVPLFKDEPMKFAPGEKFQYNNAGFIALGLIAEKVAGQAFINMAEERIFARAGMEKSGFFSLDHLPKGVAYGYIDEGDSWRTNQYAIPIQGGADGGAFVTASDMTAFWERLMDYTLLSEEMTKKMLAPHVSAGQNDYGYGVWIMQKADFVWKYHITGYDPGVSFHSGFYPQDGTILTVLSNKSEGAFEALKLIEGTFKKG from the coding sequence ATGTTCAAAAAAGTGACCTTATATACAAATCGGCTAAAGGAAATGAAAGGGTTTTATGAGTATCAAATGGGTTTTCGGATCGTAGAAGAAGACGATACCAGCTTTACGCTGGCTGTCGGTGATTCTCAATTGGTCTTTCAAGCATCAGAACGGCCAGCGATTTACCATTTTGCATTTAATATTCCAGGCAACCAGTTTACACTGGCGAAAGGCTGGGCAAGTTCGCGTGTCACACTGAACCGCCAGGAAGGCATGGACGAAGTCTATTATGCAAATTTCAACGCGGATGCTTTTTATTTCCAGGATCCTGCTGGCAACGTGGTCGAGTTTATCGCCCGGCGCCATATCGACCGTATGGGCAATTTTACTGTTGATTCCCTGCTCAATATCAGTGAAGTGAGTATTACAACGAAACATGTGAAAGAAGTAGGAGAACAAATCGAAGCCATGGACATTCCAGTGCGGGGCAATAAAGGAATCGAACCACATGCATTGAATTTTCTAGGCCAAGGAGATGCATTTATCTTACTGGTAGCTCCGAAACGGACGTGGTACTTCTCGAAGCAAAAGAGCGAAGTCCATCCTTTATCGATTGAGCTGATGGATGGACGGCAGATTGGCATCACAGAAGAAGGAGATTTTCAGGAAGTCCAACCGACTAATCCGATTTCTGAAGGCTTGGAAAATATGGACTTTTCAGGAGTTGCCTTGCTGAAAAAAGAAGATGTTTGGTCAACTGCCAAGGGATGGGCAGACCGTTCAAATGAGCGGCCGAATGCACTGGACACCCGATTCGGGATTGCATCTGGCTGCAAAATTTTCACAGCAGTGGTCATCTGTCAATTAGTTGAAGAAGGAAAACTGGCGTTTGAAAATCGTTTATCGCAGCTATTGCCGGATTTCTTCCCGGATTTTGATGTTACTGTCCATCAATTGCTGACGCATACTTCTGGAATACCGGATTATTTTGACGAAGAAACGATGGAGAATTTTGAAGAGCTCTGGGTAAAGAAGCCAATGTATTTAATGAAGTCCGGAGCGGATTTTGTGCCGTTGTTTAAAGATGAACCGATGAAATTTGCGCCCGGGGAAAAATTCCAATACAACAATGCCGGGTTTATTGCTCTTGGGCTTATTGCAGAGAAAGTAGCGGGCCAGGCATTTATCAATATGGCAGAAGAGAGAATTTTTGCACGGGCGGGGATGGAGAAGTCAGGGTTTTTCAGCCTTGACCACTTGCCTAAGGGAGTAGCTTACGGCTATATTGATGAAGGAGATTCATGGCGCACCAACCAATATGCCATCCCGATCCAAGGCGGTGCAGATGGCGGGGCATTTGTGACGGCCAGTGATATGACCGCTTTTTGGGAACGGCTGATGGATTATACATTGCTTTCTGAAGAAATGACCAAAAAAATGCTGGCGCCCCATGTCTCGGCGGGACAAAACGATTATGGCTACGGCGTCTGGATTATGCAGAAAGCGGATTTTGTCTGGAAATATCATATCACGGGATACGACCCGGGTGTCAGTTTCCATTCCGGTTTTTATCCGCAAGATGGAACAATCCTGACGGTTCTGTCCAATAAAAGCGAAGGGGCTTTTGAAGCATTGAAGTTAATCGAAGGAACTTTTAAGAAGGGGTGA
- a CDS encoding cold-shock protein: MEQGKVKWFNSEKGFGFIEREGGDDVFVHFSAIQSEGFKSLDEGQEVTFDIEQGQRGLQATNVQKA; encoded by the coding sequence ATGGAACAAGGTAAAGTAAAATGGTTTAACTCAGAAAAAGGATTCGGCTTCATCGAGCGCGAAGGCGGAGACGACGTATTCGTACACTTCTCAGCTATCCAAAGCGAAGGATTCAAATCTTTAGACGAAGGTCAAGAAGTTACTTTTGACATCGAGCAAGGCCAACGCGGTCTTCAAGCTACTAACGTTCAAAAAGCTTAA
- a CDS encoding topology modulation protein, producing MKKIMVTGVSAGAGKSTFAAELGEKLGLPVHHLDSIYWKPGWIEAEPAEFRAAQEKVTAGESWIIEGNYSDSFDIRFAKADTFIYLELPLRVCLYRVLKRWLTNIGNTRPDMAEGCPEKMDLEFLKFIVTTYAARKVKMRERMRKFQEVRPENQIIFLGNKKQINGFLKSIAH from the coding sequence TTGAAAAAAATTATGGTGACAGGGGTATCTGCCGGGGCAGGGAAGTCGACTTTTGCTGCTGAGCTTGGGGAAAAGCTGGGCCTGCCAGTGCATCATCTTGATTCGATTTACTGGAAACCAGGATGGATAGAAGCGGAACCGGCAGAATTCAGAGCGGCGCAAGAAAAAGTTACGGCAGGGGAAAGCTGGATTATTGAAGGGAATTACAGCGACAGCTTTGATATCCGTTTTGCAAAAGCGGATACATTTATTTACTTGGAGCTGCCTTTAAGGGTTTGCTTGTACCGGGTATTAAAACGCTGGCTGACAAATATCGGCAATACACGGCCGGATATGGCGGAAGGCTGTCCTGAAAAAATGGATTTGGAATTTCTGAAGTTCATCGTTACTACATATGCAGCACGCAAAGTGAAAATGCGGGAGCGAATGAGGAAATTTCAGGAAGTACGACCGGAAAATCAAATAATCTTTTTAGGAAATAAAAAACAGATTAATGGATTTTTGAAAAGCATTGCCCATTAA
- a CDS encoding SPFH domain-containing protein — protein sequence MTWIALGIAAFVVLAIIGVYITKYKTVGPDEALIVTGSYLGTKNVHTDDSGNRIKIIRGGGTFLLPIFQQAAPLSLLSSKLEVTTPEVYTEQGVPVMADGTAIIKIGGSISEIATAAEQFLGKSKEDRENEAKEVLEGHLRSILGSMTVEEIYKNRDKFSQEVQRVASHDLAKMGLIIVSFTIKDVRDKNGYLDSLGKARIAQVKRDADIATAESEMQTRIKRAEAGKDAQRAEIERATEIAEAEKENLLKVAEYKREQDSAKARADQAYELETARSKQEVVEQEMQIRIIERQKQIELEEKEIQRRERQYDSEVKKKADADRYAVEQAAQAEKSKQLTVADAQKYSVEAMAKAEAEKVRLDGLAKADSLRAQGESEADIIRMKGLAEAEAKRKIAEAFEMYGKAATLDMIVKMLPEYAKEIASPLANIDKITVVDTGGGEGGGANKVTAYATNLMSSLQETLKESSGIDVREMLENLTGKTDYPQTIEQLRYELAEKEKEIKQQQV from the coding sequence ATGACTTGGATTGCATTAGGGATTGCTGCATTTGTTGTATTAGCAATAATTGGGGTCTACATTACTAAGTATAAGACCGTAGGGCCAGATGAGGCATTGATTGTGACGGGAAGTTATTTGGGCACCAAAAATGTTCACACGGATGATTCAGGAAACCGGATAAAAATCATTCGCGGCGGAGGGACTTTCTTGCTGCCGATATTTCAGCAAGCGGCGCCGCTGAGTTTGTTGTCGAGCAAGTTGGAAGTAACAACTCCGGAAGTTTATACGGAACAAGGTGTCCCGGTTATGGCAGATGGAACGGCCATCATCAAGATTGGCGGCTCTATTTCAGAAATTGCCACTGCTGCAGAGCAGTTTTTGGGCAAATCAAAAGAAGACCGGGAAAACGAAGCGAAAGAAGTGCTCGAAGGCCATTTGCGCTCGATTCTGGGATCCATGACAGTAGAAGAAATTTATAAGAACCGTGATAAGTTCTCCCAAGAAGTCCAGCGTGTCGCTTCACATGACTTGGCGAAAATGGGATTGATCATCGTATCATTTACGATTAAAGATGTGCGGGATAAAAACGGTTATTTGGATTCACTCGGTAAAGCGCGGATTGCCCAAGTAAAACGGGATGCAGACATCGCAACAGCAGAATCAGAAATGCAGACACGCATCAAACGGGCAGAAGCCGGAAAAGATGCACAGCGCGCTGAAATCGAACGTGCTACTGAAATCGCTGAAGCAGAAAAAGAGAATTTGCTGAAAGTGGCGGAATACAAGCGGGAGCAGGACAGCGCGAAAGCTCGGGCTGACCAGGCGTATGAGCTTGAAACCGCGCGCTCGAAACAGGAAGTCGTCGAACAGGAAATGCAAATCCGCATCATTGAACGCCAGAAGCAGATTGAGCTGGAAGAAAAAGAAATTCAGCGCCGCGAGCGCCAATATGATTCTGAAGTGAAGAAAAAAGCGGACGCCGACCGTTATGCGGTTGAACAAGCGGCGCAAGCGGAAAAATCGAAACAATTAACGGTTGCAGACGCACAGAAATACAGCGTCGAAGCAATGGCAAAAGCGGAAGCCGAAAAAGTGCGCCTGGATGGTTTGGCGAAAGCCGATTCTCTTCGCGCTCAGGGTGAATCAGAAGCGGATATTATCCGTATGAAAGGTTTGGCTGAGGCGGAAGCAAAACGCAAGATTGCGGAAGCATTTGAGATGTACGGAAAAGCTGCAACTCTTGACATGATTGTGAAGATGTTGCCGGAGTATGCGAAAGAAATTGCCAGCCCGCTTGCCAACATTGACAAAATCACCGTGGTGGACACGGGAGGCGGAGAAGGCGGCGGAGCCAACAAGGTCACTGCTTACGCCACGAATCTAATGTCATCCCTGCAGGAAACTTTGAAAGAATCGTCAGGGATTGATGTCCGTGAAATGCTGGAAAACCTAACGGGTAAAACAGATTATCCGCAAACGATTGAACAATTGCGCTACGAATTAGCTGAAAAAGAAAAGGAAATTAAACAACAGCAAGTTTGA
- a CDS encoding UDP-N-acetylmuramoyl-L-alanyl-D-glutamate--2,6-diaminopimelate ligase, with translation MNIQFGRSLYLSEEGLFGPETQEISSIAYNSADVIGGSAFFCIIGENTDGHLFIAEAIDKGAVAIIGSDLPKLKNYADKYPTKTFVAVEDSRQALAQVSGHFSGRAQDQLVKVGVTGTNGKTTTATYVYNLFNLLGISCGFLGTTGIYNSAGKLPYKKSTPTTPLSSDIHQIFSQLVSFGDRAAAMEVSSIALDQKRVEGILFDVAIHTNISEEHLEYHQTFEHYLECKLRLFKQTKNAVINLDDQGMAKEILAAVDYPALTYSQKPDSGAGLIWTDVQVRESGMQFDLQYLGQTFKVEVPLFGEYNAGNLTAAIGAALLSGSTMEQIISVLPRMPQVEGRFQLIEGPEDRKIILDYAHTPVALDLVMREVKKLPHNRLIALIAGIGIRDFSKMPKMAKAAEGKADVLVVTVDHPGFNDPNDVVNEVLKGFTVPYKQQVLTAPTRHEAVVAALQESGPNDIVLLSSGCINGAQNIRGEFVPHSDEDIIAGFFLQQN, from the coding sequence ATGAATATACAATTCGGCCGCAGCCTGTATTTATCGGAAGAAGGCCTCTTTGGGCCTGAGACTCAGGAAATCAGTTCCATCGCCTATAACTCTGCTGATGTGATAGGCGGTTCGGCGTTCTTTTGTATAATCGGAGAAAACACGGATGGCCATTTGTTTATTGCTGAAGCAATTGATAAAGGTGCTGTCGCCATCATTGGATCCGATCTGCCGAAATTAAAAAACTATGCAGACAAATATCCAACAAAAACATTTGTGGCAGTGGAAGATTCACGCCAGGCTTTAGCACAAGTTTCCGGTCATTTTTCTGGAAGAGCCCAGGACCAACTGGTAAAAGTAGGGGTCACAGGGACGAACGGAAAAACGACGACGGCAACTTACGTTTATAATTTATTCAATTTACTCGGAATTTCCTGCGGCTTTCTAGGGACTACGGGAATTTATAATTCGGCTGGAAAATTGCCCTATAAAAAAAGCACACCAACTACACCTCTTTCATCTGATATCCATCAAATCTTTTCCCAATTGGTTTCTTTTGGCGACCGGGCTGCTGCCATGGAAGTGTCTTCGATTGCACTTGACCAAAAACGGGTGGAAGGCATTTTGTTCGATGTAGCCATCCATACCAATATTTCTGAGGAACATTTGGAATATCATCAAACTTTTGAGCATTATTTAGAATGTAAATTGCGTTTATTCAAACAGACGAAAAATGCAGTTATCAATTTGGATGACCAAGGCATGGCAAAAGAGATTTTAGCGGCAGTTGATTATCCCGCACTCACTTATAGCCAAAAGCCGGATTCAGGTGCAGGGTTGATTTGGACGGATGTCCAGGTCAGAGAAAGCGGCATGCAGTTTGATTTGCAGTACCTGGGGCAGACTTTTAAAGTGGAAGTGCCATTATTCGGAGAATATAACGCCGGAAATCTGACAGCTGCAATAGGTGCAGCATTGCTGTCTGGCAGCACAATGGAACAAATCATTTCGGTGCTGCCGCGAATGCCGCAAGTCGAAGGACGTTTCCAGCTGATTGAAGGCCCGGAAGACCGAAAAATCATTCTGGATTATGCCCATACGCCGGTGGCTTTGGATTTGGTGATGAGAGAAGTGAAGAAGCTGCCCCATAACCGTTTAATCGCTTTGATCGCCGGAATCGGCATCCGGGATTTTTCCAAGATGCCGAAAATGGCCAAAGCAGCTGAAGGAAAAGCGGATGTTCTCGTCGTGACTGTTGACCATCCCGGTTTCAATGATCCAAATGATGTGGTCAATGAAGTGTTAAAAGGGTTTACCGTTCCGTATAAACAGCAAGTATTGACAGCGCCTACCCGGCATGAAGCGGTAGTGGCGGCCCTGCAGGAAAGCGGCCCTAATGATATAGTTCTATTATCAAGCGGCTGCATCAACGGCGCCCAGAATATTCGGGGAGAGTTTGTCCCGCATTCGGATGAAGACATCATTGCCGGGTTTTTCCTGCAGCAAAATTAA
- the fumC gene encoding class II fumarate hydratase, whose product MQYRTEKDTMGEIQVEADKMWAAQTQRSLQNFAIGTERMPHEVVMAFAQLKKATAKANHKLGKLSEAKMKAIETAANEVIEGKWNDHFPLVVWQTGSGTQSNMNMNEVLARRGNEILAEQSSEEKLHPNDDVNMSQSSNDTYPTAMHVAGVLAVTENLVPAIQKLKATLDEKSKKFDDIIKIGRTHLQDATPLTLGQEISGWRHMLEKSERMIRASVEEMRELAIGGTAVGTGINADPTFGPSVAEFISEAVGTTFTSAENKFHALTSHDEMVYTHGAIKALAADAMKIANDVRWLASGPRSGIGEITIPENEPGSSIMPGKVNPTQSEALTMVAVQVMGNDAAIGFAASQGNFELNVFKPVIAYNFLQSVRLLTDSLISFDDNCAVGIEANLDVIQSHVSNSLMLVTSLNPHIGYEKAAAIAKQAHKEGTTLKESAVKSGHLTAEQFDEWVRPENMVGK is encoded by the coding sequence ATGCAATATCGTACTGAAAAAGACACGATGGGCGAAATTCAAGTAGAAGCGGACAAAATGTGGGCAGCGCAGACACAGCGCAGTCTTCAGAACTTTGCAATCGGAACTGAGCGCATGCCGCACGAAGTGGTTATGGCATTTGCCCAATTGAAAAAAGCTACAGCAAAAGCGAACCATAAGCTTGGAAAACTTTCTGAAGCGAAAATGAAAGCGATTGAAACAGCTGCCAATGAAGTGATCGAAGGCAAATGGAATGACCATTTCCCGTTAGTTGTATGGCAAACAGGAAGCGGTACACAGTCTAATATGAATATGAACGAAGTATTGGCGCGCCGTGGAAACGAAATTCTGGCTGAGCAGTCTTCTGAAGAAAAATTGCATCCGAATGATGATGTCAATATGTCTCAAAGTTCAAATGATACATATCCGACGGCTATGCATGTAGCGGGTGTTTTGGCAGTAACGGAAAACTTGGTTCCGGCTATTCAGAAATTGAAAGCGACGCTTGATGAAAAATCGAAAAAATTCGATGACATCATCAAAATTGGCCGTACGCATTTACAGGATGCGACTCCATTGACGCTTGGCCAGGAAATCAGCGGCTGGAGACATATGCTTGAGAAAAGCGAGCGCATGATCCGTGCGAGCGTTGAAGAAATGCGCGAATTGGCAATCGGCGGTACGGCAGTGGGGACAGGCATCAACGCTGACCCAACATTCGGACCATCAGTTGCCGAGTTTATCTCAGAAGCGGTCGGCACCACATTTACTTCTGCTGAGAACAAATTCCATGCACTGACAAGCCATGACGAAATGGTTTATACGCATGGTGCCATCAAAGCGCTTGCAGCTGACGCAATGAAAATTGCCAATGATGTACGCTGGCTGGCAAGTGGTCCGCGCAGCGGCATCGGTGAAATTACCATTCCTGAAAATGAGCCGGGCAGCTCGATCATGCCAGGGAAAGTCAACCCGACTCAAAGTGAAGCTTTGACAATGGTAGCTGTTCAAGTCATGGGCAATGACGCAGCAATCGGATTTGCAGCAAGCCAAGGAAACTTCGAATTGAACGTCTTCAAACCAGTGATCGCTTATAACTTCCTGCAATCGGTGCGTTTGTTGACAGACAGCTTAATCAGTTTTGATGACAACTGTGCAGTAGGAATTGAAGCGAACCTTGACGTTATCCAAAGCCATGTAAGCAATTCATTGATGCTGGTAACGTCATTGAACCCTCATATCGGCTATGAAAAAGCGGCAGCGATTGCCAAGCAAGCACATAAAGAAGGCACGACATTAAAAGAGTCTGCGGTTAAGAGCGGACATTTAACAGCTGAACAGTTCGACGAGTGGGTACGCCCGGAGAACATGGTCGGAAAATAA